One Panicum virgatum strain AP13 chromosome 3N, P.virgatum_v5, whole genome shotgun sequence DNA segment encodes these proteins:
- the LOC120665775 gene encoding zinc finger CCCH domain-containing protein 13-like isoform X3: MASAVERRREEHSRRSRSPARERERRGTPPRRRSPHERRKSSPVRARSPPAKPSASHRDRERSPPREKAKERARSPRSPAKASLSQRERSPPREKAKDQRVRSPKHAREQSRSPSPARRRGSRSPSPRTKRLRRAHGEREAEQVTDRDRRKSSHREERDTGRHRELDEGRDALRDRKVEQVTNGDRRKSSHREDRDSGGKHREHDEGRDASRDRKAEREDARDKKSDRDDGKDHSRDRRPGRDDRSGASKETLWSRDDDRHDSRGGRPDRDDWKAAASKEQRVDRTEKRDSSREKLMDREESNGGSGRSSRHGRSVSPDEHRHRGRHESHSSPRVSRSAAPTEDMNFRGGEASRSGDPDALARMNTATEALEAKEKQKPSFELSGKLAEETNRVAGVNLLYSEPPEARKSEIRWRLYVFKGGEPLNAALSRPNLLRE, encoded by the exons ATGGCTTCGGCGGTGGAGAGGCGGAGGGAGGAGCACTCCCGAAGATCGCGCTCCCCGGCCAGGGAGAGGGAGCGGAGGGGCACGCCCCCACGCAGGCGGAGCCCCCATGAGCGGAGGAAGAGTTCGCCTGTTAGGGCACGGTCCCCACCTGCTAAGCCCAGCGCGTCGCACAGGGACAGGGAGAGGTCGCCTCCGAGGGAGAAGGCGAAGGAGCGTGCCAGGTCGCCGCGGTCTCCTGCTAAGGCCAGCCTGTCACAGAGGGAGAGGTCGCCTCCGAGGGAGAAGGCGAAGGACCAGCGTGTCAGGTCACCGAAACACGCGAGAGAGCAGTCACGATCACCGTCGCCTGCCAGGAGGCGCGGTTCTAGGTCGCCATCACCGCGCACGAAGAGGCTGAGGAGAGCCCATGGCGAGCGGGAGGCTGAGCAGGTGACTGACAGGGATCGCCGCAAGTCCAGCCACAGGGAGGAGCGGGACACCGGGAGGCACAGGGAACTTGATGAAGGGAGGGATGCTTTGAGGGACAGGAAGGTGGAGCAGGTAACCAATGGTGACCGCAGGAAGTCCTCTCACAGGGAAGACAGGGACTCAGGAGGCAAGCACCGTGAGCATGATGAAGGGAGGGATGCATCTAGAGATAGAAAAGCAGAGCGGGAGGATGCCAGAGATAAGAAATCTGATCGAGATGATGGAAAGGATCATTCAAGGGATAGAAGGCCTGGAAGGGATGATAGGTCTGGTGCTTCAAAGGAGACATTGTGGAGCCGGGATGATGATAGGCATgattcaagaggtggaaggccTGATCGTGATGACTGGAAAGCTGCTGCTTCAAAGGAGCAAAGGGTGGACCGTACTGAGAAAAGGGATTCATCAAGGGAGAAACTGATGGATCGGGAGGAGAGCAATGGCGGATCAGGAAGGTCATCTAGACATGGTCGATCAGTGTCTCCAGATGAGCACAGGCATCGGGGCAGGCATGAGTCCCATTCATCACCGAGGGTCTCCAGAAGTGCAGCACCTACTGAG GATATGAACTTTAGAGGAGGTGAAGCGTCCAG GAGCGGAGATCCTGATGCTTTGGCAAGAATGAACACTGCCACAGAAGCTCTTGAAGCAAAAGAAAAG caaaagccaTCCTTTGAGTTGTCTGGAAAGCTTGCTGAGGAGACCAACAGAGTTGCAG GTGTAAATCTATTATATTCAGAACCCCCAGAGGCTCGCAAGTCAGAGATTAGATGGAGGCTGTATGTATTTAAGGGTGGAGAACCGCTGAATG CTGCTCTGTCACGACCCAATCTCCTTAGGGAGTAG
- the LOC120665775 gene encoding FHA domain-containing protein DDL-like isoform X2 yields MASAVERRREEHSRRSRSPARERERRGTPPRRRSPHERRKSSPVRARSPPAKPSASHRDRERSPPREKAKERARSPRSPAKASLSQRERSPPREKAKDQRVRSPKHAREQSRSPSPARRRGSRSPSPRTKRLRRAHGEREAEQVTDRDRRKSSHREERDTGRHRELDEGRDALRDRKVEQVTNGDRRKSSHREDRDSGGKHREHDEGRDASRDRKAEREDARDKKSDRDDGKDHSRDRRPGRDDRSGASKETLWSRDDDRHDSRGGRPDRDDWKAAASKEQRVDRTEKRDSSREKLMDREESNGGSGRSSRHGRSVSPDEHRHRGRHESHSSPRVSRSAAPTEDMNFRGGEASRSGDPDALARMNTATEALEAKEKQKPSFELSGKLAEETNRVAGVNLLYSEPPEARKSEIRWRLYVFKGGEPLNEPLYVHRMTCYLFGRERKVADIPTDHPSCSKQHAVLQYRLVEKEQPDGMMAKKVRPYLMDLDSTNGTFINQNRIEPRRYYELFEKDTIKFGNSSREYVLLHENSTG; encoded by the exons ATGGCTTCGGCGGTGGAGAGGCGGAGGGAGGAGCACTCCCGAAGATCGCGCTCCCCGGCCAGGGAGAGGGAGCGGAGGGGCACGCCCCCACGCAGGCGGAGCCCCCATGAGCGGAGGAAGAGTTCGCCTGTTAGGGCACGGTCCCCACCTGCTAAGCCCAGCGCGTCGCACAGGGACAGGGAGAGGTCGCCTCCGAGGGAGAAGGCGAAGGAGCGTGCCAGGTCGCCGCGGTCTCCTGCTAAGGCCAGCCTGTCACAGAGGGAGAGGTCGCCTCCGAGGGAGAAGGCGAAGGACCAGCGTGTCAGGTCACCGAAACACGCGAGAGAGCAGTCACGATCACCGTCGCCTGCCAGGAGGCGCGGTTCTAGGTCGCCATCACCGCGCACGAAGAGGCTGAGGAGAGCCCATGGCGAGCGGGAGGCTGAGCAGGTGACTGACAGGGATCGCCGCAAGTCCAGCCACAGGGAGGAGCGGGACACCGGGAGGCACAGGGAACTTGATGAAGGGAGGGATGCTTTGAGGGACAGGAAGGTGGAGCAGGTAACCAATGGTGACCGCAGGAAGTCCTCTCACAGGGAAGACAGGGACTCAGGAGGCAAGCACCGTGAGCATGATGAAGGGAGGGATGCATCTAGAGATAGAAAAGCAGAGCGGGAGGATGCCAGAGATAAGAAATCTGATCGAGATGATGGAAAGGATCATTCAAGGGATAGAAGGCCTGGAAGGGATGATAGGTCTGGTGCTTCAAAGGAGACATTGTGGAGCCGGGATGATGATAGGCATgattcaagaggtggaaggccTGATCGTGATGACTGGAAAGCTGCTGCTTCAAAGGAGCAAAGGGTGGACCGTACTGAGAAAAGGGATTCATCAAGGGAGAAACTGATGGATCGGGAGGAGAGCAATGGCGGATCAGGAAGGTCATCTAGACATGGTCGATCAGTGTCTCCAGATGAGCACAGGCATCGGGGCAGGCATGAGTCCCATTCATCACCGAGGGTCTCCAGAAGTGCAGCACCTACTGAG GATATGAACTTTAGAGGAGGTGAAGCGTCCAG GAGCGGAGATCCTGATGCTTTGGCAAGAATGAACACTGCCACAGAAGCTCTTGAAGCAAAAGAAAAG caaaagccaTCCTTTGAGTTGTCTGGAAAGCTTGCTGAGGAGACCAACAGAGTTGCAG GTGTAAATCTATTATATTCAGAACCCCCAGAGGCTCGCAAGTCAGAGATTAGATGGAGGCTGTATGTATTTAAGGGTGGAGAACCGCTGAATG AACCACTGTATGTTCATCGGATGACCTGCTACCTTTTTGGAAGAGAAAGGAAAGTTGCAGACATCCCCACAGATCATCCCTCCTGCAGCAAGCAGCATGCAGTTCTTCAATATAG ACTTGTAGAGAAGGAGCAACCAGATGGCATGATGGCAAAGAAAGTGAG GCCTTATCTGATGGATCTTGATAGTACAAATGGGACTTTCATTAAT CAAAATCGCATTGAACCTCGTCGCTATTATGAACTATTTGAAAAAGATACGATCAAGTTTGGCAATAGTAG CCGGGAGTATGTTTTACTCCATGAAAATTCAACAGGATGA
- the LOC120665775 gene encoding FHA domain-containing protein DDL-like isoform X1, with amino-acid sequence MASAVERRREEHSRRSRSPARERERRGTPPRRRSPHERRKSSPVRARSPPAKPSASHRDRERSPPREKAKERARSPRSPAKASLSQRERSPPREKAKDQRVRSPKHAREQSRSPSPARRRGSRSPSPRTKRLRRAHGEREAEQVTDRDRRKSSHREERDTGRHRELDEGRDALRDRKVEQVTNGDRRKSSHREDRDSGGKHREHDEGRDASRDRKAEREDARDKKSDRDDGKDHSRDRRPGRDDRSGASKETLWSRDDDRHDSRGGRPDRDDWKAAASKEQRVDRTEKRDSSREKLMDREESNGGSGRSSRHGRSVSPDEHRHRGRHESHSSPRVSRSAAPTEDMNFRGGEASRSGDPDALARMNTATEALEAKEKQKPSFELSGKLAEETNRVAGVNLLYSEPPEARKSEIRWRLYVFKGGEPLNEPLYVHRMTCYLFGRERKVADIPTDHPSCSKQHAVLQYRLVEKEQPDGMMAKKVRPYLMDLDSTNGTFINQNRIEPRRYYELFEKDTIKFGNSRWTGGRSAGIAFGLCFLHRCVGLSS; translated from the exons ATGGCTTCGGCGGTGGAGAGGCGGAGGGAGGAGCACTCCCGAAGATCGCGCTCCCCGGCCAGGGAGAGGGAGCGGAGGGGCACGCCCCCACGCAGGCGGAGCCCCCATGAGCGGAGGAAGAGTTCGCCTGTTAGGGCACGGTCCCCACCTGCTAAGCCCAGCGCGTCGCACAGGGACAGGGAGAGGTCGCCTCCGAGGGAGAAGGCGAAGGAGCGTGCCAGGTCGCCGCGGTCTCCTGCTAAGGCCAGCCTGTCACAGAGGGAGAGGTCGCCTCCGAGGGAGAAGGCGAAGGACCAGCGTGTCAGGTCACCGAAACACGCGAGAGAGCAGTCACGATCACCGTCGCCTGCCAGGAGGCGCGGTTCTAGGTCGCCATCACCGCGCACGAAGAGGCTGAGGAGAGCCCATGGCGAGCGGGAGGCTGAGCAGGTGACTGACAGGGATCGCCGCAAGTCCAGCCACAGGGAGGAGCGGGACACCGGGAGGCACAGGGAACTTGATGAAGGGAGGGATGCTTTGAGGGACAGGAAGGTGGAGCAGGTAACCAATGGTGACCGCAGGAAGTCCTCTCACAGGGAAGACAGGGACTCAGGAGGCAAGCACCGTGAGCATGATGAAGGGAGGGATGCATCTAGAGATAGAAAAGCAGAGCGGGAGGATGCCAGAGATAAGAAATCTGATCGAGATGATGGAAAGGATCATTCAAGGGATAGAAGGCCTGGAAGGGATGATAGGTCTGGTGCTTCAAAGGAGACATTGTGGAGCCGGGATGATGATAGGCATgattcaagaggtggaaggccTGATCGTGATGACTGGAAAGCTGCTGCTTCAAAGGAGCAAAGGGTGGACCGTACTGAGAAAAGGGATTCATCAAGGGAGAAACTGATGGATCGGGAGGAGAGCAATGGCGGATCAGGAAGGTCATCTAGACATGGTCGATCAGTGTCTCCAGATGAGCACAGGCATCGGGGCAGGCATGAGTCCCATTCATCACCGAGGGTCTCCAGAAGTGCAGCACCTACTGAG GATATGAACTTTAGAGGAGGTGAAGCGTCCAG GAGCGGAGATCCTGATGCTTTGGCAAGAATGAACACTGCCACAGAAGCTCTTGAAGCAAAAGAAAAG caaaagccaTCCTTTGAGTTGTCTGGAAAGCTTGCTGAGGAGACCAACAGAGTTGCAG GTGTAAATCTATTATATTCAGAACCCCCAGAGGCTCGCAAGTCAGAGATTAGATGGAGGCTGTATGTATTTAAGGGTGGAGAACCGCTGAATG AACCACTGTATGTTCATCGGATGACCTGCTACCTTTTTGGAAGAGAAAGGAAAGTTGCAGACATCCCCACAGATCATCCCTCCTGCAGCAAGCAGCATGCAGTTCTTCAATATAG ACTTGTAGAGAAGGAGCAACCAGATGGCATGATGGCAAAGAAAGTGAG GCCTTATCTGATGGATCTTGATAGTACAAATGGGACTTTCATTAAT CAAAATCGCATTGAACCTCGTCGCTATTATGAACTATTTGAAAAAGATACGATCAAGTTTGGCAATAGTAG atggACCGGGGGCAGGTCAGCTGGTATTGCTTTTGGCCTGTGCTTTCTTCACAGGTGCGTAGGGCTATCATCATGA